The following DNA comes from Deinococcus aerophilus.
GCGCGAACGTCGGCGCGCTGTACTTGCGGCACCTGGAAGCGGATGGCAAGAGAGCGTCCACCGTGCGGGTCAAGTTGGCCGGGGCGCGGGCGCTGTACCGCGCGCTGCGCTGGTCCGGGGCCACCACGGCAGACGCCTTCGCAGACGCCCGCGCCGCCCGTGACCTCACCGCCGCCTGGGACAAGCGTCAGCCCTACACCGAGGACGAGGCCGCCCGCCTGCTGGACCACGCCGATGCGCGGATGCAGGCGCTGCTGCTGCTGTGCGGTCACGCCGGACTGCGGATCGGGGAGGCGCTGACCCTGGACTGGGCTGACGTCGATCTCAGCGCCCGCGTCCTGACCGTCCAGCACGGCAAGGGCGGTAAGACCCGCCGGGTCAACCTATCCCGCTCGCTGGGGGCCGCGCTGGAGGCACTGACGGGCCAGGAGGGGTCAGTCATCGGCGGTGGTGCGGACGCGGCCCGCGAGCGGCTGGGATGGCTGTGCAAGCGGGCCGGGGTGAGCAACAAGGGCTTTCACGCACTGCGGCACTACGCCGGGACCAGGCTGGTGCGCGAGGGCCACAGCCTGGACGCCACCGCCCGCCACCTGGGCCACGCCTCGATTGAGACCACCCGGATCTATGCCAAGTGGGCCGATGACGGTCTACGCGAGGCGCTAGGCGATTGGTGAGGCCAGCCCAGCAGGCCGC
Coding sequences within:
- a CDS encoding tyrosine-type recombinase/integrase; protein product: MILEFYRGDLIARASRLAMLNPEELRRRAAEAARDKDPDMLWALTEAHLTTHGATGARVSPHTLRVYGQAVRTFLAYATDNAVDLLKPSANVGALYLRHLEADGKRASTVRVKLAGARALYRALRWSGATTADAFADARAARDLTAAWDKRQPYTEDEAARLLDHADARMQALLLLCGHAGLRIGEALTLDWADVDLSARVLTVQHGKGGKTRRVNLSRSLGAALEALTGQEGSVIGGGADAARERLGWLCKRAGVSNKGFHALRHYAGTRLVREGHSLDATARHLGHASIETTRIYAKWADDGLREALGDW